Proteins found in one Sporosarcina jeotgali genomic segment:
- the mnmG gene encoding tRNA uridine-5-carboxymethylaminomethyl(34) synthesis enzyme MnmG, translating to MPQFEAGTFDVIVIGAGHAGVEAAYASAKMGASTLVLTMNLDMIAFMPCNPSLGGPAKGIVVREIDALGGAMGKVIDKTHIQMRMLNTGKGPAVRALRAQADKVLYQQEMKRMLEDEETLSLHQGVVEELIVEDGEVKGVLTQIGAIYRAKTVIVTTGTFLRGEVIIGDLKYSSGPNNQMPSIKLADSLRELGFDTVRFKTGTPPRVNSNTVDYSKTEIQPGDDTPRAFSFETTEFITDQLPCWLTYTSPLTHQLINDNLHLSPMYSGVIKGKGPSYCPSIEDKIVRFADKSRHQIFLEPEGRNTREMYVQGLSTSLPEHVQRKMIESVPGLEKAQMLRAGYAIEYDAIVPTQLWPTLETKKIKNLYTAGQLNGTSGYEEAAAQGIMAGINAASRVLGKEEVVLGRADAYIGVLIDDLVTKGTSEPYRLLTSRAEYRLLLRHDNADLRLTEIGHSLGMISEERYEKFIVKKQQIEEEIERLRKVSVKPEEAVQAIIEAAGGTPLREPMKAADLLKRPEMKYDEISKVIPLETACTPDVAEQVEISIKYEGYIEKAMQQVNRMKKMENKKIPEGIDYHAITGLAKEARANLSDVRPLSIAQASRISGVNPADISILLVYIEQGKIAKISG from the coding sequence ATGCCACAATTTGAAGCAGGCACGTTCGATGTTATCGTAATCGGCGCCGGCCATGCAGGCGTAGAAGCAGCATATGCATCAGCAAAAATGGGGGCGAGTACGCTCGTACTTACCATGAACTTGGATATGATTGCCTTCATGCCATGTAATCCATCACTTGGAGGACCTGCAAAGGGAATTGTTGTCCGGGAAATCGATGCACTTGGCGGAGCGATGGGTAAAGTAATCGACAAAACACACATTCAGATGCGAATGTTAAATACAGGAAAAGGACCTGCAGTTCGTGCACTTCGCGCGCAAGCAGACAAAGTCCTTTATCAGCAAGAGATGAAGCGCATGCTAGAAGATGAAGAGACGTTATCTCTTCACCAGGGTGTCGTGGAAGAACTAATTGTAGAAGATGGAGAAGTAAAAGGTGTGCTCACGCAAATTGGAGCCATCTACCGTGCAAAAACAGTCATTGTTACAACAGGGACGTTTTTACGGGGAGAAGTCATCATCGGGGACTTGAAATACTCTAGTGGTCCAAATAACCAGATGCCTTCTATCAAATTAGCGGATAGCCTCCGCGAACTTGGCTTTGACACAGTACGATTTAAAACTGGTACACCTCCGCGTGTCAATAGTAATACAGTGGATTATAGCAAAACTGAAATTCAACCTGGCGATGATACACCGCGTGCATTCAGCTTCGAAACAACTGAATTCATTACAGATCAGCTGCCTTGCTGGTTAACATATACATCACCGTTAACGCATCAGCTTATAAATGATAATCTTCATTTATCGCCAATGTATTCAGGAGTCATCAAAGGAAAAGGACCAAGTTATTGTCCATCAATTGAGGACAAAATTGTCCGTTTTGCTGATAAATCAAGACATCAGATTTTCCTTGAGCCAGAGGGACGTAATACACGTGAAATGTATGTACAAGGTCTTTCTACAAGTTTACCTGAGCACGTACAGCGTAAAATGATTGAAAGTGTTCCAGGACTTGAAAAAGCTCAAATGTTACGTGCTGGTTATGCAATTGAGTACGATGCGATTGTACCAACCCAGTTATGGCCAACACTTGAAACGAAAAAGATTAAGAATTTATATACAGCAGGTCAATTGAATGGAACATCCGGTTACGAAGAAGCTGCAGCACAAGGCATCATGGCAGGCATCAATGCAGCAAGCCGCGTTCTTGGAAAAGAAGAAGTTGTTCTAGGACGGGCGGATGCATATATTGGTGTCCTGATCGATGATTTAGTGACGAAGGGAACGAGCGAGCCTTACCGTTTACTTACTTCACGGGCAGAATACCGTCTGTTGCTGCGTCATGACAACGCAGACTTGCGTTTAACTGAAATTGGTCATTCACTTGGAATGATTTCAGAAGAACGATATGAAAAGTTCATTGTGAAGAAGCAGCAAATTGAAGAAGAGATTGAACGGTTACGTAAAGTATCTGTAAAGCCTGAAGAAGCAGTTCAAGCGATTATAGAAGCAGCTGGCGGAACACCACTTCGTGAACCTATGAAAGCTGCAGATTTGTTGAAACGCCCGGAGATGAAATATGACGAGATTAGTAAGGTCATTCCTCTAGAAACCGCGTGTACTCCAGATGTTGCAGAACAAGTTGAAATCTCCATTAAGTATGAAGGGTACATTGAAAAAGCGATGCAACAAGTGAATCGTATGAAGAAAATGGAGAATAAGAAGATTCCAGAGGGCATTGATTATCACGCAATTACAGGTCTTGCAAAAGAAGCTAGAGCGAATTTAAGCGATGTGCGGCCTTTGTCGATTGCTCAAGCTTCACGGATCTCAGGAGTGAATCCTGCTGATATCTCTATTCTTCTTGTCTACATCGAACAAGGTAAAATCGCTAAAATATCCGGCTAA
- the rsmG gene encoding 16S rRNA (guanine(527)-N(7))-methyltransferase RsmG: MNEEQFIEALREKGISLTEKQVEQFNLYFKLLVEWNEKMNLTAITDAPSVYLKHFYDSISAAFFTDLTQELTLCDVGAGAGFPSIPLKICFPNLHVTIVDSLNKRINFLNELASELELKNVRFVHARAEDFGQNPLYREQFDIVTARAVARLSVLAELCVPALKVEGRFIAMKGAAAADEMTDAKKALETLGVVLEDKHTFSLPLEESERTVFVFSKVKKTPKKYPRKPGMPNKTPIC; the protein is encoded by the coding sequence GTGAACGAAGAACAATTTATAGAAGCACTTCGAGAGAAGGGAATATCCCTGACTGAGAAGCAAGTGGAGCAGTTTAATCTATATTTCAAACTGCTTGTTGAATGGAATGAAAAGATGAATTTGACGGCAATTACTGACGCTCCGTCTGTCTATCTAAAACACTTCTATGACTCAATTTCAGCTGCGTTTTTCACGGATTTAACGCAGGAACTTACACTTTGTGATGTAGGAGCAGGTGCAGGATTCCCAAGCATTCCGTTGAAAATCTGCTTCCCGAATCTCCATGTGACAATTGTGGATTCATTAAACAAACGTATTAATTTTCTTAATGAACTTGCAAGCGAATTGGAATTGAAAAATGTACGCTTCGTGCATGCACGTGCGGAGGACTTTGGACAAAACCCGTTATACCGTGAACAATTTGATATCGTAACAGCACGAGCAGTTGCACGGCTCAGTGTCTTAGCAGAGTTATGTGTCCCAGCATTGAAAGTAGAAGGACGATTCATAGCAATGAAAGGCGCTGCTGCAGCTGATGAAATGACAGATGCAAAAAAAGCACTTGAAACTCTTGGCGTTGTGTTAGAAGATAAACATACATTCTCTCTTCCGCTTGAAGAGAGTGAACGGACTGTATTTGTATTCTCTAAAGTTAAAAAAACTCCTAAAAAGTATCCACGAAAACCGGGCATGCCAAATAAGACGCCAATCTGTTGA